From the genome of Nitrosomonas sp., one region includes:
- the cysM gene encoding cysteine synthase CysM, producing MFKTIENFIGNTPLVRLEHLPGKTSNTILAKLEGNNPAGSVKDRPALSMIKQAQQRGDIKPGDTLIEATSGNTGIALAMAAAIMGYRMILIMPENLSIERRQSMRAYGAEIILTSKEGSMEQARDLAEKMCNEGKGIILDQFANPDNPLAHYQGTAPEIWRDTEGKITHFVSSMGTTGTIMGCSRFFREQQPAVKIIGVQPEAGAQIPGIRKWPEAYLPKIYDARRVDDMIYVSQPEAEEMTRRLAQEEGIFAGISSGGALAATLRLSAQVEHAVIVFIVCDRGDRYLSTGVFPA from the coding sequence ATGTTCAAAACAATAGAAAATTTTATCGGTAATACGCCACTTGTAAGATTGGAGCATTTGCCCGGGAAAACCAGTAATACCATTCTTGCCAAACTTGAAGGCAACAACCCGGCGGGCTCTGTTAAGGATCGCCCGGCATTATCAATGATTAAACAAGCGCAGCAACGTGGTGATATCAAGCCGGGCGATACCTTGATTGAAGCTACTAGCGGAAATACAGGAATTGCACTGGCGATGGCTGCCGCAATCATGGGCTATCGCATGATTCTGATTATGCCCGAGAATCTGAGCATAGAACGGCGCCAGTCAATGCGCGCCTATGGCGCTGAAATCATTTTGACTTCGAAAGAAGGCAGTATGGAACAGGCAAGAGATTTAGCAGAGAAAATGTGTAATGAGGGTAAGGGCATTATTCTTGATCAATTTGCTAACCCGGACAATCCACTTGCGCATTATCAAGGTACGGCACCTGAAATATGGCGCGATACAGAGGGGAAAATTACGCACTTTGTTAGTAGCATGGGGACTACCGGTACGATCATGGGGTGTTCCCGTTTTTTTAGAGAGCAGCAACCGGCAGTAAAAATAATTGGGGTTCAACCGGAAGCGGGTGCACAGATACCAGGTATTCGAAAATGGCCGGAAGCTTATCTTCCAAAGATCTACGATGCGCGTCGAGTCGATGACATGATTTATGTTTCTCAACCGGAAGCGGAAGAAATGACACGGCGATTGGCTCAGGAAGAAGGTATCTTTGCCGGTATATCATCCGGGGGTGCATTGGCGGCAACGCTAAGGCTTTCAGCGCAGGTCGAGCATGCTGTGATTGTGTTTATCGTTTGCGATCGCGGGGATCGCTACTTGTCTACAGGCGTCTTCCCTGCTTAA
- a CDS encoding ComEA family DNA-binding protein, which produces MKKIIMLVVLLFAFTGSAFAVVNVNTATQAELEVLQGIGPAKAKAIIEYREKHGLFTSIEGLIEVDGIGPGTMKQLRESITVGNALNSETTAAMATQ; this is translated from the coding sequence ATGAAGAAAATAATTATGTTGGTAGTTCTTTTGTTTGCATTTACTGGATCTGCATTTGCTGTAGTTAATGTAAACACAGCAACACAGGCCGAACTTGAAGTGCTACAGGGTATTGGACCAGCCAAGGCTAAGGCGATTATCGAATATCGGGAAAAGCATGGATTATTTACTTCTATAGAGGGTTTGATCGAAGTTGATGGTATTGGTCCAGGCACGATGAAACAACTTCGAGAGAGTATTACGGTAGGAAATGCACTGAATTCTGAAACAACTGCGGCTATGGCGACCCAGTAG
- a CDS encoding alpha/beta hydrolase — protein MKEFFKKLLVPTVSSDGEFKKPHHIAYTDWGDPGNPHVVICVHGLTRNCRDFDYLAEVLSSQCRVICPDVVGRGQSDWLENERDYDYYPVYLSDATQLIKHIRDQYSVPVKIDWVGISLGGLIGMMIAINPENKIHKLVISDIGPLIPVAALKRMSEYVGKDVRFNNIAAFEAYIRQISVPFGRLTDDQWRHLTIHSARLLNDGTYCFYYDPKISASFKAHALMDDINLWEYWDRLETPTLVIRGAESDVLLDKTAVEMQQRGPRAKIVELSGIGHAPILVDDQQILIVEKFLMG, from the coding sequence ATGAAAGAATTTTTTAAAAAACTACTCGTGCCAACAGTTTCTTCTGATGGTGAGTTTAAAAAACCACATCATATTGCATACACGGATTGGGGCGATCCAGGTAATCCACATGTGGTTATTTGTGTGCATGGGTTGACACGTAATTGCCGGGATTTTGATTATTTGGCGGAAGTTTTATCATCGCAGTGTCGCGTCATTTGCCCGGATGTTGTTGGGCGTGGACAAAGTGATTGGCTGGAGAATGAGCGCGATTATGATTACTATCCTGTTTACCTTTCAGATGCGACTCAGTTAATCAAACATATCCGGGATCAATATAGTGTTCCAGTAAAAATTGATTGGGTTGGTATTTCGTTGGGTGGGTTGATCGGCATGATGATTGCCATAAATCCGGAAAATAAGATTCATAAGTTGGTAATCAGCGATATAGGACCATTAATTCCGGTGGCTGCGTTAAAAAGAATGTCTGAATATGTCGGTAAAGATGTTCGTTTCAACAATATCGCAGCGTTTGAAGCATATATCAGACAGATCTCAGTGCCTTTCGGTCGGTTGACCGACGATCAATGGCGACATCTTACGATTCATAGTGCACGTTTACTGAATGACGGTACATACTGCTTTTATTACGATCCCAAAATTTCTGCTAGCTTTAAAGCGCATGCGTTGATGGATGATATTAATTTATGGGAATACTGGGACAGACTGGAAACGCCAACTTTAGTCATCAGAGGTGCTGAATCAGATGTGTTGCTTGATAAGACTGCGGTTGAAATGCAGCAACGGGGTCCTCGTGCAAAAATAGTTGAATTGTCTGGCATAGGGCATGCACCAATTTTGGTTGATGATCAGCAGATTTTGATTGTAGAAAAATTTTTGATGGGTTGA
- a CDS encoding D-alanyl-D-alanine carboxypeptidase, which translates to MFEFKLKGHTEKKGLLFVLIVVSLIVSASQALANPRYASIVINADTGKVLHESSADASRYPASLTKMMTLYMLFEAIEQGRLSMDSLLPVSAHAASMPQTNIGLRAGDRVSVRDAIPALIVRSANDVAAVVAEALGQTETNFGRIMTDKARSLGMRSTSFRNASGLPNREQKTTARDMVILSTRLMEDFPKYYHYFSTQSFRYKGVTYNSHNRMIRNTIGVDGLKTGFIRASGFNVATSAKRGDQRVIAVVMGGNTAASRDQHMVQLLDQSFRKAATTQLVESRKNKRAIENASKRMLVMKAPIPVVKPALFEENKPDPAAILRGELAVGGHAAQTKPVLTGNENWAVQIGSYYEHDRAQAQAKAATRWVSGEVAVVEVEISNRTLYRARLVGLQKNQAHTACQSLSRQGMDCMVIRSHG; encoded by the coding sequence ATGTTTGAGTTTAAACTTAAAGGTCATACAGAAAAAAAGGGATTGCTTTTTGTTTTGATTGTCGTGTCTTTAATTGTTTCGGCAAGTCAGGCCCTTGCAAATCCTCGCTATGCTTCGATTGTAATTAATGCGGATACAGGTAAGGTGCTACATGAATCAAGTGCAGATGCTAGTCGCTATCCTGCTTCTCTAACCAAAATGATGACACTTTACATGTTGTTTGAGGCAATCGAGCAAGGCAGATTGTCGATGGATTCTTTGCTGCCGGTATCAGCGCATGCGGCATCCATGCCGCAGACTAATATCGGGTTGCGAGCGGGTGACAGGGTTAGTGTCCGAGATGCGATTCCTGCATTAATCGTACGTTCAGCGAATGATGTGGCTGCAGTGGTCGCTGAAGCCCTGGGCCAAACTGAAACCAATTTTGGCCGAATAATGACTGATAAGGCGCGCTCACTGGGTATGCGTTCAACGTCATTTCGCAATGCTTCAGGGTTGCCAAATAGAGAGCAAAAAACCACAGCGCGGGATATGGTGATACTGTCCACTCGACTCATGGAAGATTTTCCCAAATATTATCATTATTTCTCAACACAATCGTTCCGTTATAAGGGTGTTACATACAACAGCCACAATCGCATGATTCGTAACACTATTGGGGTGGACGGATTAAAAACCGGCTTTATTCGTGCTTCAGGGTTTAATGTGGCAACTTCTGCAAAACGGGGCGATCAAAGAGTGATCGCAGTAGTGATGGGTGGAAATACCGCCGCTTCACGTGATCAGCATATGGTGCAGTTATTGGATCAAAGTTTTAGAAAAGCCGCGACAACTCAGTTGGTTGAATCGAGAAAAAATAAAAGAGCGATTGAAAATGCAAGCAAGCGAATGTTAGTGATGAAAGCACCCATTCCGGTCGTAAAACCGGCCCTGTTTGAAGAAAACAAACCGGACCCGGCAGCCATACTCCGGGGTGAGTTAGCGGTTGGCGGTCATGCTGCGCAGACGAAACCGGTATTGACGGGAAATGAAAATTGGGCAGTGCAAATAGGTTCATATTACGAACATGATCGCGCGCAGGCGCAAGCGAAAGCGGCTACGCGCTGGGTATCGGGTGAGGTTGCCGTTGTTGAAGTGGAAATCAGCAATCGCACATTGTATCGAGCCCGGTTGGTTGGCTTGCAAAAAAATCAAGCTCATACTGCGTGTCAAAGCTTATCGCGCCAAGGAATGGATTGTATGGTTATTCGGTCGCATGGCTAA
- a CDS encoding carotenoid 1,2-hydratase produces MQINRYRTHAFIAVLMAWLAISHSLLFADDQRFTPVVPDYEIVFPQDYGAHPDFRIEWWYVTGWLETPDNKTLGFQVTFFRSATDHNPDNPSRFAPKQLIIAHAALSDPAREQLIYDEKAAREGFDLAYAREGETDVKLDDWYFARDKKGRYVTEIHADKFGFQLSLIPTQKIMLQGERGFSRKGPNLAQASYYYSEPHLSVSGRVAYQGESLAVSGHAWLDHEWSSEILDPRADGWDWLSVNLDDGSALMAFQIRGKNGEKLWAYGTFRDATASVIQFNPDQVEFIPERTWESPHTKATYPVEMHVRTGDFEWQLKPLFDDQELDSRSSTGAVYWEGAVTVFRGEQKAGQGYLELTGYLQSLDL; encoded by the coding sequence ATGCAAATTAATAGATACAGGACCCATGCTTTTATAGCCGTATTGATGGCTTGGCTGGCGATTTCTCATTCATTATTATTCGCGGATGATCAACGTTTTACACCGGTTGTTCCTGATTATGAGATTGTATTTCCGCAAGATTATGGTGCTCATCCTGATTTTCGTATCGAGTGGTGGTATGTTACGGGTTGGTTAGAAACACCTGACAACAAGACACTTGGTTTTCAGGTGACTTTTTTTCGTTCCGCAACTGATCATAATCCTGATAACCCCAGTCGTTTTGCGCCTAAGCAATTGATTATTGCGCACGCGGCTTTATCAGATCCAGCTAGGGAGCAGCTCATTTATGATGAAAAAGCAGCGCGCGAAGGATTTGATTTGGCTTATGCTCGAGAGGGAGAAACAGATGTAAAACTGGATGATTGGTACTTTGCGAGAGACAAGAAAGGGCGTTATGTAACAGAAATACATGCAGATAAGTTTGGTTTTCAATTATCGCTTATTCCGACACAGAAAATCATGCTTCAGGGGGAACGAGGTTTTTCCCGTAAGGGGCCAAATTTAGCGCAAGCCAGTTATTACTATAGCGAGCCGCATTTGAGTGTATCCGGCAGGGTTGCGTATCAGGGGGAGTCTCTTGCAGTGAGCGGTCATGCCTGGCTTGATCACGAATGGTCATCTGAGATTCTGGATCCCCGCGCAGACGGATGGGACTGGTTAAGTGTGAATCTGGACGATGGATCCGCGTTAATGGCTTTTCAAATACGTGGGAAGAATGGTGAAAAGCTTTGGGCTTACGGTACATTTCGTGATGCAACAGCATCTGTCATACAGTTTAATCCGGATCAAGTCGAATTTATACCGGAACGTACTTGGGAATCTCCGCATACAAAAGCCACTTACCCCGTAGAAATGCATGTGCGTACGGGTGATTTTGAATGGCAATTGAAACCATTATTTGATGATCAGGAGCTGGATTCGCGCAGCTCTACAGGTGCCGTGTACTGGGAGGGTGCCGTAACCGTTTTCCGGGGTGAGCAAAAAGCTGGACAGGGCTATCTTGAGTTGACAGGTTATTTGCAATCTTTAGATTTGTAA
- a CDS encoding ABC transporter permease, giving the protein MKMASLSCWLLLSEWRARFVQIVVAIMAIALGVALGFSIYLINTAAFSEFSAASKSLSGQSDLQIYNKQGLFDELLYPKLAQYKGVSQANPVLEFTAVVPDRLESSNDHKLRILGIDMFRAATISPDLLGVPAEDRVLDGLSDDAIFLSPAAMEWLQVKQNDLLQLNVGLQNLSLRVAGGLTRARAGQRIAVMDIGAAQWRFQYLGLLSRIELKLDSGIHHGAFKAKLEQELGAQFFVTEVADQEVRVANMSRAYRVNLNMLALVALFTGAFLVFSTQALSVIRRRNQFALLRVLGFKRQQLLQQIIVESVVLGSIGSFAGIALGYGIAALAINLFGGDLGSGFFPGIQPNLHMSPGAAMVYFVVGVSVTLLGSIFPAREAVRAKPAAALKSGSQDSALNRLSTPWPAVICLCAGILMTQFPPVFELPVFGYLAIVFLLIGGIALMPGFATWFFSFWLDVVNRLISSGKLNVTALMVFARLANAPNQASIALGGVLSSFSLMVAMAIMVLSFRVSVNNWLEHVLPADLYVRAADSGKQGGFQPGELKPLAELPEFSRIDFFRVQHLVLDPDRPEITVIARPIDKKDPGNTLPLTGETIELDQLSEGERPIWVSEAMVDLYGYTVGKQIMMPVGDAMHAFIVVGVWQDYGRQFGAVQMQLSDYQGLSADLSINTAALWLQEHTSMADAHAALQQLPFGDVLEITQSQSIRDKSLEIFDRSFAITYLLEVVAVIIGLLGVAASFSAQMLARVNEFGMLRHIGVTRRQILRILAAEGSFLTTLGVMLGFVLGWGISLILIFIVNPQSFHWTMQLNMPWIWLILLAGIMLVSASITALIAGRGAVSGRAIRAVREDW; this is encoded by the coding sequence ATGAAAATGGCGTCTTTATCCTGTTGGCTGCTGTTGAGTGAATGGCGTGCCCGTTTTGTACAGATAGTCGTTGCAATAATGGCTATTGCGTTAGGGGTGGCGCTGGGATTCTCAATTTACCTGATTAATACTGCAGCTTTCAGTGAGTTTTCGGCGGCGAGTAAAAGTCTTTCAGGTCAGTCGGATTTGCAGATTTATAACAAACAGGGTTTGTTTGATGAGTTGCTTTATCCGAAATTGGCGCAATACAAAGGTGTCAGCCAGGCTAACCCCGTGCTTGAGTTTACTGCGGTTGTGCCGGACAGGTTGGAAAGCAGTAATGATCACAAGCTGAGGATACTCGGAATTGATATGTTCCGGGCAGCTACTATCTCACCCGATTTATTGGGTGTTCCAGCCGAAGATAGAGTATTGGATGGTCTATCCGATGACGCCATTTTTTTGTCTCCAGCGGCCATGGAATGGTTGCAGGTTAAACAGAATGACCTGCTCCAACTGAATGTGGGGTTGCAAAACTTGTCTTTACGAGTGGCGGGTGGGCTTACACGAGCACGTGCAGGACAGCGCATTGCGGTTATGGACATAGGTGCGGCGCAATGGCGCTTTCAATATTTGGGATTACTTTCCCGTATCGAACTTAAGCTCGATTCAGGGATTCATCATGGTGCTTTTAAGGCAAAGCTGGAACAAGAACTCGGGGCACAGTTTTTTGTGACTGAAGTTGCGGATCAGGAAGTGCGTGTCGCCAACATGTCGCGCGCCTACCGTGTTAATTTGAATATGCTTGCGTTGGTGGCATTATTTACGGGAGCATTTCTGGTTTTTTCCACACAAGCATTATCGGTGATCCGCCGTCGTAATCAATTTGCGTTGTTGCGTGTGCTGGGTTTTAAACGGCAGCAGTTGTTACAGCAGATCATCGTGGAGAGTGTCGTGTTGGGTTCTATCGGTTCTTTCGCGGGGATTGCTTTGGGGTATGGAATTGCAGCGTTGGCAATCAATTTGTTTGGCGGTGATCTTGGAAGTGGTTTTTTTCCTGGCATACAACCTAATCTGCATATGAGTCCAGGTGCTGCTATGGTGTATTTTGTGGTAGGGGTTAGTGTTACTTTGTTAGGAAGTATTTTCCCTGCCCGAGAAGCCGTACGAGCTAAACCAGCTGCCGCTCTGAAATCGGGTAGTCAGGATAGTGCGCTTAATCGCCTTTCAACACCCTGGCCGGCGGTGATCTGTTTGTGTGCCGGTATATTAATGACGCAATTCCCGCCGGTTTTTGAATTGCCGGTTTTCGGATATCTGGCGATAGTTTTTCTACTGATAGGCGGTATCGCATTGATGCCGGGTTTTGCGACCTGGTTTTTTTCGTTCTGGCTTGATGTTGTTAATCGCCTCATTAGCAGCGGCAAGCTAAATGTGACAGCACTCATGGTATTTGCGCGCCTGGCCAATGCGCCCAATCAGGCTTCGATTGCTTTGGGTGGTGTGTTGTCCAGTTTCAGTCTGATGGTTGCAATGGCGATTATGGTACTGAGTTTTAGGGTATCGGTTAATAACTGGCTGGAGCATGTGCTGCCCGCCGATCTTTATGTGCGTGCTGCTGACAGTGGAAAACAGGGCGGTTTTCAGCCGGGAGAGCTAAAGCCCCTGGCAGAATTACCTGAGTTTTCGCGCATTGATTTTTTTCGTGTACAGCATTTGGTTCTGGATCCGGATAGGCCGGAAATTACCGTAATCGCGCGACCCATAGATAAGAAGGATCCAGGTAATACGTTGCCTTTAACAGGTGAGACAATTGAGCTTGATCAGTTGTCTGAAGGTGAGCGGCCGATATGGGTATCTGAAGCAATGGTTGATTTATATGGATACACAGTTGGTAAGCAGATAATGATGCCGGTTGGTGATGCGATGCATGCATTCATTGTTGTTGGTGTCTGGCAGGATTATGGCCGTCAGTTTGGTGCTGTGCAAATGCAATTATCGGATTACCAGGGTTTATCCGCTGATTTGAGCATCAATACAGCCGCCTTGTGGTTGCAGGAACATACGAGCATGGCAGATGCGCATGCCGCATTGCAACAATTACCGTTTGGGGATGTACTGGAAATAACGCAATCGCAATCGATACGAGATAAAAGCCTGGAGATTTTCGATCGCAGTTTTGCGATTACATATCTCTTGGAAGTTGTTGCAGTGATTATCGGACTGTTGGGCGTGGCTGCCAGTTTTTCGGCACAAATGCTTGCGCGGGTGAACGAGTTTGGTATGTTGCGGCATATTGGTGTTACCCGTCGCCAAATATTGCGCATACTGGCCGCTGAAGGCAGTTTTCTAACCACGCTGGGTGTTATGTTGGGATTTGTTCTGGGTTGGGGGATCAGTCTGATATTGATTTTCATTGTTAACCCGCAATCCTTTCACTGGACCATGCAACTTAATATGCCATGGATCTGGTTAATATTGCTTGCTGGCATTATGCTGGTTTCGGCATCGATTACCGCTTTGATTGCAGGGCGCGGTGCTGTTTCGGGTAGAGCCATACGCGCGGTTAGGGAGGACTGGTAA
- a CDS encoding ABC transporter ATP-binding protein: MLELKNISKTYVEGCQVLSNLTYTLKAGQYIAIMGESGVGKSTLLNLIAGLDVPDTGEVLIDGNQISKLDDDSVTMLRRKLLGFIFQAFHILPHLTLGQNIALPLLLNNMPVDHAEKMLAEVGLHGRKDDFSHELSGGELQRVAIARALVHRPKLVLADEPTGNLDPDTAHDILQLIRSEIKINGSSGILVTHSHTAAATADAVLVLTKQGLQPIEQVGKSP; this comes from the coding sequence ATGCTTGAATTAAAAAATATCAGTAAAACCTATGTAGAAGGTTGTCAGGTGTTGTCCAATCTGACGTACACGTTGAAAGCAGGTCAATATATTGCCATTATGGGCGAATCCGGGGTAGGCAAGTCAACTCTGCTTAATCTTATTGCGGGCTTGGATGTTCCAGATACCGGTGAAGTATTGATAGATGGTAATCAAATTTCGAAACTCGATGATGATTCTGTGACCATGCTGCGGCGTAAATTATTAGGGTTTATCTTTCAGGCATTTCATATTTTGCCGCATCTGACGCTTGGACAGAATATTGCGTTGCCATTATTGTTGAACAATATGCCGGTGGATCACGCAGAAAAAATGCTGGCAGAAGTTGGATTGCATGGGCGCAAAGATGATTTCTCGCATGAGTTATCTGGTGGAGAGTTGCAGCGAGTTGCAATCGCTCGTGCTTTGGTTCATCGTCCCAAACTTGTGTTGGCGGATGAGCCCACTGGGAATCTGGATCCTGATACGGCTCATGATATTCTTCAACTCATTCGTTCGGAAATCAAAATTAATGGTTCTTCAGGCATACTCGTTACACACTCGCATACTGCGGCTGCTACTGCTGATGCAGTGCTGGTTTTGACCAAGCAGGGCTTGCAACCGATTGAACAAGTCGGCAAGTCCCCATGA
- a CDS encoding TIGR03013 family PEP-CTERM/XrtA system glycosyltransferase: MLKINNLYIPKISVLIVSIDFLLLLIAFFGGIHLRLAVEYEMSTIFYKNLIVEAFIYVFAMMSSMAAMGMYLLETQRDLNTTLFRFMPSIALCFGLMTFIFYVFPETYLGRGTLLYVMILSFIEILLIRAILFKTLNIDILRPRTLVLGIGKNANDLINPRGKESEYHQPKIVGFIPFPGEERHVPASLVITGKQSLFSLAEQYKAEEIIIAPQERRGGYFPIQELLECKMHGIRVMDIATFFERENGHIRMDSLYPSWLVFGGGFDQSVLRSIIKRIFDVMASTTLLIVTLPVMLVTALLIILGDGFPVFYRQERVGKNGQTFMVLKFRSMRKNAEKNKQPQWATSNDPRITKVGNIIRKLRIDELPQIVNVLKNEMSFVGPRPERPYFVDMLNAQVPYYSVRHSVKPGITGWAQVRYPYGSSVEDAIEKLQYDLYYVKNHSLFLDVIILILTVEVVLLGKGSR, from the coding sequence TTGCTAAAGATCAATAATCTTTATATTCCAAAAATTTCTGTTCTAATCGTCAGCATTGATTTTCTGCTTTTATTGATTGCTTTCTTCGGTGGAATTCACCTTCGGCTTGCCGTGGAATATGAAATGTCCACAATATTCTATAAGAATTTAATCGTTGAGGCTTTTATTTATGTTTTTGCCATGATGTCTAGCATGGCCGCCATGGGCATGTATCTCCTGGAGACACAGCGCGATTTGAACACAACATTATTCCGCTTCATGCCTTCAATTGCGCTATGCTTTGGATTAATGACTTTCATATTTTATGTCTTTCCAGAAACTTATCTGGGTCGCGGTACACTGCTATATGTCATGATTTTGTCTTTTATTGAAATCTTGCTCATTAGAGCTATTTTATTTAAAACGCTCAACATAGATATTTTAAGACCGCGCACACTGGTATTAGGAATTGGCAAAAATGCAAATGATCTTATTAACCCGAGAGGAAAAGAATCAGAATATCACCAGCCCAAAATTGTTGGATTTATTCCATTTCCCGGGGAAGAGCGTCATGTTCCAGCTTCTTTGGTTATTACTGGCAAACAATCTTTGTTTTCTCTCGCAGAACAATATAAGGCTGAAGAAATCATTATTGCTCCTCAGGAGAGAAGAGGCGGATACTTTCCTATTCAGGAATTACTGGAATGTAAAATGCACGGTATCAGAGTTATGGATATCGCGACGTTTTTTGAACGAGAAAACGGTCATATCCGAATGGATTCCTTATATCCTAGCTGGCTCGTTTTTGGCGGCGGATTTGATCAAAGCGTTTTAAGGTCAATAATTAAACGGATTTTTGATGTAATGGCCAGCACCACCCTACTTATCGTGACACTACCCGTAATGCTGGTTACTGCACTGTTGATTATACTGGGGGATGGCTTTCCAGTATTTTATCGGCAAGAAAGGGTTGGAAAAAACGGGCAAACTTTCATGGTTCTGAAGTTCCGCAGTATGCGCAAGAATGCTGAAAAAAATAAACAACCGCAATGGGCCACTTCAAATGATCCACGCATCACCAAAGTTGGCAATATTATTCGCAAATTGCGAATTGATGAATTACCTCAAATAGTCAATGTATTAAAAAACGAAATGAGTTTTGTTGGACCGCGCCCTGAACGCCCCTATTTCGTGGACATGCTCAATGCCCAAGTTCCTTACTACAGTGTCAGACACAGTGTCAAGCCTGGCATAACGGGCTGGGCTCAGGTCCGCTATCCCTATGGATCATCCGTTGAAGATGCGATTGAAAAATTGCAATATGATTTATACTATGTCAAGAATCACAGCCTGTTTCTTGACGTTATTATCCTCATTCTTACAGTGGAAGTGGTTTTACTGGGAAAAGGGAGCAGATAA